Proteins found in one Zea mays cultivar B73 chromosome 1, Zm-B73-REFERENCE-NAM-5.0, whole genome shotgun sequence genomic segment:
- the LOC103645177 gene encoding proteasome subunit alpha type-2 — protein sequence VLLVILICFSGVRPFGVSLLIAGYDDNGPQLYQVDPSGSYFSWKASAMGKNVSNAKTFLGKRYTEDIELDDAIHTAILTLKEGYEGQISSNNIEIGIIRADREFKVLSPSEIKDFLEEVE from the exons GTTTTACTTGTGATCCTTATTTGTTTCAGTGGTGTAAGACCATTTGGAGTATCGCTGTTGATTGCTGGGTATGATGACAATGGCCCACAGTTGTATCAG GTTGATCCCTCAGGATCATACTTCTCCTGGAAGGCATCAGCCATGGGAAAAAATGTGTCAAATGCAAAGACATTTCTTGGAAAGAG ATACACAGAGGATatagagcttgatgatgccatccACACTGCAATTTTGACTTTGAAAGAAGG ATATGAGGGGCAAATTTCCTCCAACAACATTGAAATCGGAATTATTCGAGCTGACCGTGAGTTCAA AGTTCTAAGCCCATCAGAGATCAAGGATTTCTTGGAAGAGGTGGAGTAA
- the LOC100193137 gene encoding exosome complex exonuclease RRP43, with amino-acid sequence MAAETKPAAASGVAGEMEVEAYRRLFPVAFLERHLGESVRIDARRLREARPTTVALGAVSSAHGSALARLGDTAMLASVKLEVMSPPAEHPDEGSVAVEFHMPPICSPLVRPGRPTDVAPVISKALEDVLTSSGMLNLKDLCLITGKASWLAYLDIYCLNADGSLFDAALISAVAAFTHLEIPLVSVGDDGRLFTVGGNDGKNKFELVNREKRKLTLGAIPLSLTCALHKDEILADPTSEEESIIETYVTVVVDSSDRLVSLQKLGGAVTCMATIKECISLAKERRRSLREILLDSIKAMEVDQTE; translated from the exons ATGGCGGCGGAGACTAAACCGGCTGCGGCCAGCGGGGTTGCCGGCGAGATGGAGGTGGAGGCGTACCGCCGCCTTTTCCCGGTGGCCTTCCTTGAGCGCCACCTCGGCGAGTCCGTCCGCATCGATGCCCGCCGCCTCAGAGAGGCCCGCCCCACCACCGTCGCCCTCGGCGCCGTCTCCTCCGCGCATGGTTCCGCTCTCGCCCGCCTTGGCGACACC GCCATGCTCGCGTCGGTCAAGCTCGAGGTGATGTCGCCCCCGGCGGAGCACCCAGACGAAGGATCCGTCG CTGTTGAGTTCCACATGCCGCCTATCTGCTCCCCGCTGGTTAGGCCAGGCCGACCCACTGACGTTGCACCCGTCATCTCCAAGGCCCTTGAAGACGTTTTGACGAG TTCTGGAATGCTAAATTTGAAGGACCTCTGTTTGATCACTGGGAAGGCTTCTTGGCTAGCGTACCTG GATATCTATTGCTTGAATGCTGATGGGTCTCTGTTTGATGCTGCACTTATTTCAGCAGTGGCTGCCTTCACACATT TGGAGATTCCTTTAGTTTCTGTTGGTGATGATGGTAGATTATTTACTGTTGGAGGCAATGATGGAAAAAACAAATTTGAATTAGTAAACAGAGAAAAGAGGAAACTGACACTTGGTGCCATTCCATTGTCCCTTACATGTGCACTTCATAAAGATGAAATATTAGCGGACCCAACTTCTGAAGAAGAATCGATAATAGAGACCTATGTGACTGTTGTTGTAGATTCTTCAGACCGCCTAGTGTCATTACAAAAACTTGGAGGTGCAGTGACATGCATGGCGACTATTAAG GAGTGCATTAGCTTGGCGAAAGAAAGGAGACGGAGCCTAAGAGAAATTCTGTTAGACTCTATCAAAGCCATGGAAGTCGACCAAACTGAATAA
- the LOC100193137 gene encoding exosome complex exonuclease RRP43 isoform X1: protein MAAETKPAAASGVAGEMEVEAYRRLFPVAFLERHLGESVRIDARRLREARPTTVALGAVSSAHGSALARLGDTAMLASVKLEVMSPPAEHPDEGSVAVEFHMPPICSPLVRPGRPTDVAPVISKALEDVLTSSGMLNLKDLCLITGKASWLAYLDIYCLNADGSLFDAALISAVAAFTHLFRLVVKLSALLCSPLQIMEIPLVSVGDDGRLFTVGGNDGKNKFELVNREKRKLTLGAIPLSLTCALHKDEILADPTSEEESIIETYVTVVVDSSDRLVSLQKLGGAVTCMATIKECISLAKERRRSLREILLDSIKAMEVDQTE, encoded by the exons ATGGCGGCGGAGACTAAACCGGCTGCGGCCAGCGGGGTTGCCGGCGAGATGGAGGTGGAGGCGTACCGCCGCCTTTTCCCGGTGGCCTTCCTTGAGCGCCACCTCGGCGAGTCCGTCCGCATCGATGCCCGCCGCCTCAGAGAGGCCCGCCCCACCACCGTCGCCCTCGGCGCCGTCTCCTCCGCGCATGGTTCCGCTCTCGCCCGCCTTGGCGACACC GCCATGCTCGCGTCGGTCAAGCTCGAGGTGATGTCGCCCCCGGCGGAGCACCCAGACGAAGGATCCGTCG CTGTTGAGTTCCACATGCCGCCTATCTGCTCCCCGCTGGTTAGGCCAGGCCGACCCACTGACGTTGCACCCGTCATCTCCAAGGCCCTTGAAGACGTTTTGACGAG TTCTGGAATGCTAAATTTGAAGGACCTCTGTTTGATCACTGGGAAGGCTTCTTGGCTAGCGTACCTG GATATCTATTGCTTGAATGCTGATGGGTCTCTGTTTGATGCTGCACTTATTTCAGCAGTGGCTGCCTTCACACATT TGTTTAGGTTGGTAGTCAAATTATCAGCTCTGCTGTGCTCACCTCTTCAAATAA TGGAGATTCCTTTAGTTTCTGTTGGTGATGATGGTAGATTATTTACTGTTGGAGGCAATGATGGAAAAAACAAATTTGAATTAGTAAACAGAGAAAAGAGGAAACTGACACTTGGTGCCATTCCATTGTCCCTTACATGTGCACTTCATAAAGATGAAATATTAGCGGACCCAACTTCTGAAGAAGAATCGATAATAGAGACCTATGTGACTGTTGTTGTAGATTCTTCAGACCGCCTAGTGTCATTACAAAAACTTGGAGGTGCAGTGACATGCATGGCGACTATTAAG GAGTGCATTAGCTTGGCGAAAGAAAGGAGACGGAGCCTAAGAGAAATTCTGTTAGACTCTATCAAAGCCATGGAAGTCGACCAAACTGAATAA